In the genome of Brachypodium distachyon strain Bd21 chromosome 3, Brachypodium_distachyon_v3.0, whole genome shotgun sequence, the window CAACAAGATTATACGGTTATGGTGCAGTAGCAACGGCGCCCAGCAGCAGgagaagcagcggcggcagaaaACAGCAGGGTTAGCAGCAGTGGACGACTCCACAACGGAGGCTGCAGCGATGGGAaacggcagcagcggcacTCAAACCCTAGGCAAGCAACAGCAACGCAAGGGAGTTGGAGAATAAAAGGGTTTAGGCGTGGGCTCCGGTGGCAAGGCAAGATCCAATGGAAAATATCTGCGGCTATTAGAAATCCTTCTTTTAATCCGAAATAGAGAGCAAGCcatgaattttattttatttcaaatcaGAAATAGAGagcaatctgaaattcatTTAAAGGCTGGAAATAAAAGGTGCTCCAAATTATTGGTCGGGACTCCAAATTTAACGAACTATATTTGTTTTCGATCGACGAAATGAGATGGATCCAACCATGGCCTCCGATCTTCTGTGCGACTTACGGTCCAAAACGTCAATTTTAGTTAATTCCTCTGGCTCATCAAAAAATTTAAGTGTTGAAAATTTTGGAgttttacggcccggcccaagtCTCCCGCCGCACCGCTCTGctgcccgccgcccgctcgttgTCCCGGCCGGAGAAGGCCACCACCGCGTGCATGGGCGGCATCATCTCGTGCTGCCCAACCGTCCGAGCCTCCGGCCTCCACTTGTCGTCCCAGTCGGAGAAAGTCGTGTCCAAGGAGCTGCTGCCAttggtagaagaagaagaagagaggagaggcaataaaagaaaaggacatgGGTCCAATGAAAAAGATGCCGCGTCTGACAGGCAGGACCCAGTCTCGTAAGAAAAACTATCGAAATCGCGTAAGCCGTCATTTTAGGTGATGTGAGACAATTAGACACAAAACCTATGGTTCAGCggacaaattaacaaaagTGATGGCTCGATGAGAAGGCTGCCTCAGAACTTGTGGTttcgtgaaatttactctcaAAATTTCGGTTCAATGAACAACcaaacatgaattttcagaCCGAATTGCATTgaatcaaattcaaataatTGTAAAAGAGTATTTGGATTTAAATTGAATAATTAGGAGCCAAACGAGATGTTAGCTAGAGAGATTGCGAAGTAAGTGAGCTAGCTGCCGGCCATGCGGCCAGATGGACAGTCATCAGACGGGGATCGAGGAGCTGAGAACCCAATGCAGAGACATGTACGTACGCGTGCATATCTAGTTATCTACAGATTGATAGATTTTAATTGCTGGAGGGGACAGCTTTATACTCCTAGCTTGCAACGAAACGAAACAACGGGAAAAATCCTTCATTTAGTCCGTCATCGAGCGCTAATATAACCGTCTAGCAAGCTCACATATACGAACACACAACAGGAGTACAAGGCATCAAGCATATATATAACGCATAATCTCATCAGGAAATTAAGTTAAGCATACATCATCGAATCGAGCGAGTGGTAAAGAATAGATAGAGATGAAGAAAGGGGTGGTGGTGGCAACCGCGGTTGTGGGCGTCCTGGGCCTCGTCACGGTCATACTGGgcatcgccggcgccgcctccacggcgacgTCCTTGGTTAGGATCAGGCGGCACTCATGTGAGTACCAGGCCACGTCGGCAGTGGGCTGCGGCGTCGTGGCGTCTATGCTGGCGTTCGCCACGCAGATCatcgcgagcgccgccacgggatgctgcggctgctgccggGCTTGGTCCATCCCCAGCGAGGCCAAGCGCGTCGTCGCCATCGTCCTGTCAACGTTTTCATGGTAACTGCCCCATCATTTTAACATGTCGTACTCATAGCGTGAACTAAAAATGACGGAATTTATCGTCAAAAACGTAGTTCACCTTTTGCAACAGCTCCACAAAGAACAGAACAGTTATTCATAAACATTTGAATTTAAACTTTTGATACTTTTAACATGATACCGACCGGACATTTTCTTGGATGATGGTTGCTGAGTTCAATGTTGTGACATCTACACTTGAAAACCAGGTTCCATTTTACGATGAAATTTCGGTGTGGGTACAAGAACTATTTTTACAACGAATATTTAGACTGCATTTTtagaataaaataaatctgtTCAAAATCGTCCAAATTCaatgaaatatatttgaaATAATTCCTGATATTTCCGTAAGACcgtagttttttttgttaatgaAACTTTACTCAAACCATGCTTGATTGTGACATGGACAGTATATATACTTGCAGGTTCCTTGCGCTCATAGTGGTGATATTGTTCATTGCTGCCGCCATTTTGAGCACAGCCACAGATGTATCGACTAACGGCAGCGGTAGATGTGTCCCACCGGGTACTGGACCGTTCGTGGCGGCAACGGTCTTGTTCATCATAACTGTGATCTTTCAGATCATCTCGTACATCCTGCTGCAGGCGACCACTGCGAAGCCGCTTGGTCAGGAGTCTGGGATCGCCGTCGGGAAGCCGGCCGTGGAGCTGACGGAGCAAAATGCAGCTGCCGTCGTTGACCCTCCTCCTTCGGCGCCTCCTGTGTCGTCAGATCAAACCACTTCGCCCACGCCCACCATGTCGAACGAAGCTAATCCCAGGCAGCCCGCTGTGTCGCCCAAAGCTAATGCTGACCATGCAACAAGCCAAGTTTGAAACTAGGTAGCTCATCAATATTGTCGTGTTCGTGGCGTTTACCATGTTACCATGTTGATTTTACATTAGCACTCTCTGTTTTGTTGTTGTATGTTTTTGGTTAATAGAGGATTTCATTTGTCTTCCTCTCTAAATCGCGTAAGTACAAACATCAGAAAAGTAAAAATTAAATTTCAACACCACTCTCTCCCCACAAAATGGCTGCGGCCTGTCACACTGACCGGCGTTGCATCAGTACGTACCATTTCAGAATTCATTTGTCCACTAGTTAAGTGCCGTGCCTTGCAACAGACAAATAAAGATCTTATCGTTTAATAAAAAGAATGATGAAAGGATTAATGTGTAATCACTATTTATCAGATAAAAAGTCATCGATCTTATGTACATGTACACATTCCAATTCCTTCAGACAACGTGGGCCTTGAGACAATGTgggagaaaaacaaataatacAATCAACATGAACAATCTAGGTATATGGATCTAACTTCATAGGGCATGACCTGTTGCATGCTCGAAACTGCAATTTCCTCGACTATTCGCTCGAATCGAACTTGTTCGTGATGAGCGGGTTCCCGTAAAATCTTGGAAATGCTCTGCAATATACTGAGAAATCAAAATTTTATGCATATTAGAAAAAATCAAATGAGACTACACCAAAAAATGATATCGAAGCAAAAGCTAGCCTGCTGTCTTTCTAGCTTCAATGCTTAAAGGTACATGCACTCCCTTGAAACCTGCATCAGGGCTCTAGACCAAGGAGCTCATATTCAAGCATGCTTGGCTACAATAAGAAAGTTGTAATAGCCACGGGTAACTATTTTCATGTTTTAATATACCTAATTTTTTGAACCAAATGCTCAGAGTTCTCGTGTTCAGAAGCTGCAGTATATTGCAGAGCTTGAGAGCGAGGTCCAACAactatatgtttttttttaacacatgtttttttatttctgccCAGCAAACACTAGTAAAAAAGGGCCATCCAGCGCGTGCCTGATCCGACACCCCATGAGTGTCGTGCATGCACAGAGCCGACACTGATAGgatttcaatgaaaataaaaaaaagggccACCCACGGACCCGCCCCAAACCCACATCGGAGGAcgccggtgccgccggcgGAGCTGCTCGTCGTCGGCTCTGCAGGAGTGAGAGAGACCGTgagaaacagagagagagagagagagagagcgcacCTGAGACAGGGGAGGTCGGATCCGGCCGGAGAGGAGGTCGACGGTGGCGGAGCCCGCGTCGGGCCCAGGCTCGCCCCCAATCGAACCTGCAGCCCGCACCCCTTGCAGCCACACGCGGCGGCAGCCGGTGGAGATCGGAGCCGTGCACCGGACAAGGCCGCGGCGACCGGACCCGCAGCGGCCGGATctcgcggcggagcaggccaGGAGTGAGCAcatggaggcgggcggcggcataAAACATCAAACGAGAAAGAGAGTGAGAAAATCAGAGGGGAAgcaagagaggaagaggaagtgaGGGAGAAGAGAACCCGTGAGAGTGCGGCGGCCAGCACGCGGGCGGCGGGATCCGGCGGCAAGGTGGAGCCGCCTTCCGTCCATGGCGTCGATCTTAATGGCCCCGGCGAAGGGAGAGCCGCCCTCCATGGAGCCGGTGGCGGGGAGTGGGGAGCTTGGGGATGGCTAGGACGGGGGCTCGGGGCGGGGACAGGGGGCGGCTCGGGGCGACATCGGGCTGAGAttgggagggaggaggaagatgaaatcgggagggaggagggagatggggaGATCGGGAGGCAGGGGAAAGGataaggagagagaggagtcGGCCAGGACAAACGGAGAttagaggagagagaaaggagggGATCCATCCAACGGGCCAGGTTATCGATCCGGACCTTTTCTCCTGAACCAATCATACGCGAGCACGCGGATTGCAAACTGGCAGTCACCACTGCTCCATCACTGGCGGCCAAAATTGtgaaaccgccactgatggtcTAAATTTTTGTGCATTTGATTGTGTTTGTCATGCCTCGTCTAAAATTTCAACCCAGCTTAATGGCTTAGTTGGTCTGAAATATGATCTGCTCTATGTGAAAATTGGATATGTGCCATTTTAGACCATATTAATTGCACTTGCTTCACAAAAAAcccattttttgcatttaCAAAAGGGAAAATCATTTATCTTAACCAAAAAATTA includes:
- the LOC112271799 gene encoding uncharacterized protein LOC112271799 isoform X1 gives rise to the protein MKKGVVVATAVVGVLGLVTVILGIAGAASTATSLVRIRRHSCEYQATSAVGCGVVASMLAFATQIIASAATGCCGCCRAWSIPSEAKRVVAIVLSTFSCIYTCRFLALIVVILFIAAAILSTATDVSTNGSGRCVPPGTGPFVAATVLFIITVIFQIISYILLQATTAKPLGQESGIAVGKPAVELTEQNAAAVVDPPPSAPPVSSDQTTSPTPTMSNEANPRQPAVSPKANADHATSQV
- the LOC112271799 gene encoding uncharacterized protein LOC112271799 isoform X2; translation: MKKGVVVATAVVGVLGLVTVILGIAGAASTATSLVRIRRHSCEYQATSAVGCGVVASMLAFATQIIASAATGCCGCCRAWSIPSEAKRVVAIVLSTFSWFLALIVVILFIAAAILSTATDVSTNGSGRCVPPGTGPFVAATVLFIITVIFQIISYILLQATTAKPLGQESGIAVGKPAVELTEQNAAAVVDPPPSAPPVSSDQTTSPTPTMSNEANPRQPAVSPKANADHATSQV